In the genome of Chloroflexota bacterium, one region contains:
- a CDS encoding glutamyl-tRNA reductase, translating to MQDILLVGLSHKTAPLEVRESVSFMSDQVSEALPILSDELGEAVILATCNRSEIYTVTDDAPQAVERIHRFVAEYHDLPEESVSPHLYERTGEEAVRHLFKVSSGLDSMIVGEAQILGQVRKALSTATQANTAKMTGIGLFHAALRVGRRARKETNIGRNPLSISYAGVRLAQRVLGDISNRRALLIGAGEAGSLVARALRTVGVGDLMIANRTESKAQELAAYLSGTVAPFHNLEESLEVADIVIAATDSPSYVITPDMVCTHERDHEDSPLFAFDLAIPRDIDPEIAHNHNVQLFNIDDLSAIAEENMAERQRAAKDAELIVDDEVAKFMLWWDSLDALPTVKAIRRNADDIRRRELNKALDLLGDMSPEDRQVVETLTRSIVNKILHDPTDSLKKGATKSQIRVAKNLFRL from the coding sequence TTGCAAGATATTCTGCTAGTTGGATTAAGCCACAAGACCGCGCCTCTGGAAGTCCGCGAGTCCGTGTCTTTCATGAGCGATCAGGTGTCGGAAGCGCTGCCTATCCTCAGCGACGAGCTGGGCGAAGCCGTAATCCTCGCCACTTGCAACCGCTCTGAGATCTACACCGTTACCGACGACGCGCCACAGGCGGTCGAACGGATACACCGATTCGTCGCCGAATACCATGACTTGCCCGAGGAAAGCGTGTCGCCGCACCTCTACGAGCGCACAGGCGAAGAAGCTGTGCGGCACTTGTTCAAGGTGTCGAGTGGCTTGGATTCCATGATTGTCGGCGAGGCGCAGATACTTGGTCAGGTGCGCAAGGCGTTGAGCACCGCCACGCAAGCGAACACTGCCAAGATGACCGGCATAGGCTTGTTCCATGCCGCGCTGAGAGTCGGCAGGCGAGCGCGCAAAGAGACGAACATCGGGCGCAATCCGTTGTCCATCAGCTACGCAGGCGTGCGACTTGCTCAGCGTGTGCTGGGCGATATTTCAAATAGGCGCGCACTGCTTATCGGCGCAGGCGAGGCCGGCAGTCTTGTCGCGCGGGCGTTGCGCACAGTTGGCGTCGGCGACCTGATGATTGCGAACCGCACCGAAAGCAAGGCGCAGGAACTCGCAGCTTACCTGAGCGGCACGGTCGCACCGTTCCATAATCTCGAAGAATCGTTGGAAGTCGCGGACATCGTTATTGCGGCGACGGATTCGCCGAGTTACGTGATCACTCCGGACATGGTGTGCACGCATGAGCGCGACCATGAAGATTCGCCTCTGTTCGCCTTTGACCTGGCAATTCCGCGCGACATCGACCCGGAAATAGCCCATAATCACAATGTGCAGCTGTTCAACATTGACGACCTCTCCGCAATCGCGGAGGAGAACATGGCAGAGCGCCAGCGCGCCGCAAAAGACGCCGAACTCATAGTTGACGACGAAGTTGCGAAATTCATGCTGTGGTGGGATTCACTGGACGCACTGCCTACAGTGAAGGCGATAAGGCGGAACGCAGACGACATCCGCCGCCGTGAGCTGAACAAGGCGCTCGACTTACTCGGCGATATGTCGCCGGAAGACCGGCAGGTTGTCGAGACGCTAACACGCTCCATCGTGAACAAGATACTGCACGACCCAACCGACTCTCTGAAAAAGGGAGCGACTAAATCACAGATTAGAGTTGCCAAAAACCTGTTCCGTCTGTAG
- a CDS encoding UbiX family flavin prenyltransferase, whose product MTQFPVTNQIAPNHPVVIGISGASGSMIANGLIDAVLQSGIPVIATASNAARMVWQQEMDTSFGEALEYWRDLGDFTYCAPGDIQSPIASGSFPTRGMVIAPCSMSTVAALAHGFADNLIRRAADVCLKERRPLTIVPRETPLSAIHLENMAALSRLGVTVLPPEPPFYLKPKSLDDVANYVVQKALVSIGLIAALPQSMQYDGPARPSG is encoded by the coding sequence ATGACACAGTTTCCCGTGACGAATCAAATTGCGCCAAATCATCCAGTCGTCATTGGCATCAGCGGCGCAAGCGGCTCGATGATTGCAAACGGCTTGATTGACGCGGTATTGCAGAGCGGCATACCCGTCATCGCGACCGCTTCCAACGCCGCGCGGATGGTCTGGCAACAAGAAATGGACACTTCGTTCGGCGAGGCGCTTGAGTATTGGCGCGATTTGGGCGATTTCACCTATTGCGCGCCGGGCGACATTCAATCGCCGATTGCGAGCGGTTCGTTCCCCACGCGGGGCATGGTCATCGCGCCGTGCAGCATGTCAACTGTCGCCGCCCTTGCGCACGGATTCGCCGACAATCTGATTCGCCGCGCCGCCGACGTCTGCCTGAAAGAACGCCGTCCGCTGACCATCGTGCCGCGCGAGACGCCGCTCAGCGCCATTCACCTCGAGAATATGGCGGCGCTCTCGCGGCTTGGCGTAACGGTCTTGCCGCCGGAACCGCCTTTCTACCTGAAGCCGAAATCGCTGGACGATGTGGCGAATTATGTTGTGCAGAAGGCACTGGTTAGTATCGGATTGATTGCCGCTCTTCCGCAAAGCATGCAATACGACGGACCAGCTCGACCATCAGGATAA
- a CDS encoding histidinol phosphate phosphatase domain-containing protein codes for MDEVARDTRLLGAKVVAVHGETVVEPVEPGTNMASLRSDHVDGLAHPGLITLEEARIAAKKDIFLEVSARKGHSFTNGHVVRMAKAAGSRLILDSDSHEPGDLLTPEFAKNVALGSGISEEEAYHLLEFAPLDFLKKIGVPYTPSIRD; via the coding sequence ATCGACGAGGTGGCGAGGGACACACGCTTGCTAGGCGCGAAGGTCGTTGCCGTGCACGGCGAAACAGTCGTAGAGCCGGTCGAACCGGGCACGAATATGGCATCGCTCAGATCGGACCATGTGGATGGATTAGCCCACCCTGGCCTAATTACGCTGGAAGAAGCGCGAATTGCCGCGAAGAAGGATATATTCCTCGAAGTGTCTGCGCGTAAGGGTCATAGCTTCACAAACGGTCACGTAGTGCGCATGGCGAAGGCAGCCGGCTCGCGCCTAATACTAGACTCGGACTCGCACGAACCCGGCGATCTGCTCACACCGGAATTCGCGAAGAACGTCGCGCTCGGATCCGGTATAAGTGAAGAAGAAGCCTATCACCTGCTGGAGTTCGCCCCACTGGACTTCCTGAAGAAGATAGGCGTGCCATATACGCCCAGCATACGGGATTGA
- a CDS encoding dihydrodipicolinate synthase family protein: protein MAEYTKSEAMSWARENLRGQWTTLMTPFTPGDEFDEEGMRNNIRHIRSLGTQGGGCTWGMGEFWSLTQEERLRVFDVVADEAGGEWPIAAHVTHTSYKDMIALAKHAEEVGFDLLICAAPYFVTKTEAQVVDWMQTLADNTNLAIMYYNSPQFGIVMSAQGLRQICSIPNVVGVKEASFNPDLSIEAHQLLGRDAIISTPDEWIMFKGRELGFEQQVMFANTSDWRFDLPGKNYYNQFIDKAMRGDLDDDFYAKHVRPIKAVSDKWWASTVQKANGALPAPMCKYWGEVMGMAGGHVRQPHINLTDEEKTELKADVEEALAEL, encoded by the coding sequence ATGGCTGAATATACTAAGAGCGAAGCAATGAGCTGGGCGCGCGAAAATCTGCGCGGACAGTGGACAACCCTGATGACCCCATTCACGCCCGGAGACGAGTTCGACGAAGAGGGCATGCGCAACAATATCCGCCATATTCGCTCGCTCGGCACGCAGGGCGGCGGCTGCACCTGGGGCATGGGCGAATTCTGGAGCCTGACGCAGGAAGAGCGGCTGCGAGTCTTCGACGTGGTCGCGGACGAAGCAGGCGGCGAATGGCCCATTGCGGCGCATGTGACACACACTTCCTACAAAGACATGATTGCGCTCGCGAAGCACGCGGAAGAGGTCGGGTTCGACTTGCTAATCTGCGCAGCGCCGTACTTCGTCACCAAGACTGAAGCGCAGGTCGTTGACTGGATGCAGACGCTCGCGGACAACACCAATCTCGCCATCATGTACTACAATTCGCCGCAGTTCGGCATCGTGATGAGCGCGCAAGGGCTCAGGCAAATCTGCTCTATCCCCAATGTCGTGGGCGTCAAAGAGGCGAGCTTCAACCCGGACCTGTCCATCGAAGCGCACCAACTGCTAGGCAGGGATGCCATCATCAGCACGCCCGACGAATGGATTATGTTCAAGGGACGCGAGCTGGGCTTTGAGCAGCAGGTTATGTTCGCCAATACCTCGGACTGGCGGTTCGACCTGCCCGGCAAAAACTATTACAACCAGTTCATCGACAAGGCGATGCGCGGCGACCTAGACGACGACTTCTACGCGAAGCATGTACGCCCGATCAAGGCGGTCTCCGACAAGTGGTGGGCGAGCACAGTGCAGAAGGCGAACGGCGCGCTGCCCGCCCCAATGTGCAAATACTGGGGCGAAGTGATGGGAATGGCAGGCGGACATGTCCGGCAGCCGCACATCAACTTGACCGACGAAGAGAAAACAGAGCTGAAGGCGGACGTCGAAGAGGCGCTTGCCGAACTGTAG
- a CDS encoding 4-hydroxybenzoate octaprenyltransferase: MNAAAIPISAARKMGLFMDAIRFQESIFALPFAYTGMILAAWTASDGATWHPTLHQFIWITVAMVGARTVGMAANRIIDRYIDAQNPRNAGRHLPSGKLSLRDMTILTIAALFVFVFAAYQLNPLALMLTPVAVAYLIFYPYTKRFTWTSNLLLGWALAIAPSAAWIGVTGSLTWQPVLLSLAVALWAGSFDILYHTQDYAFQKEASLHSVASRFGVRSAFCWARVLDPLALVALLALGLWLGLSWPYYIGILLAGGFLVYKHRLVSPDDLSSLGMAFFRINAYVSTTMFVATLAAVLI, from the coding sequence ATGAACGCGGCGGCAATCCCAATTTCGGCAGCGCGAAAGATGGGCTTATTCATGGACGCCATCAGGTTTCAGGAAAGCATATTCGCCCTGCCCTTCGCATACACCGGCATGATTCTCGCGGCGTGGACCGCATCAGACGGCGCAACCTGGCATCCTACACTACACCAGTTCATCTGGATTACCGTCGCTATGGTAGGCGCGCGCACCGTCGGAATGGCGGCGAACCGCATCATCGACCGATACATTGACGCGCAGAACCCGCGCAACGCCGGCAGGCATTTGCCGTCGGGCAAGCTTTCCCTGCGCGATATGACGATCCTGACAATCGCGGCGCTCTTCGTCTTCGTCTTCGCCGCCTACCAGCTGAATCCACTCGCGCTGATGCTCACGCCGGTCGCGGTCGCATATCTCATATTCTACCCGTACACCAAGCGCTTCACGTGGACATCGAACCTGCTGCTGGGCTGGGCGCTCGCCATCGCACCGTCCGCGGCGTGGATTGGCGTAACCGGCAGCCTCACTTGGCAGCCGGTCTTGCTGTCGCTTGCGGTGGCGCTGTGGGCAGGCAGCTTCGACATCCTGTATCATACGCAGGATTACGCATTCCAGAAGGAAGCGAGCTTACACTCGGTCGCGAGTCGCTTCGGCGTGCGCAGCGCGTTCTGCTGGGCGCGTGTGCTAGACCCGCTCGCGCTCGTCGCACTTCTCGCGCTTGGGCTATGGCTAGGCTTGAGTTGGCCATACTACATCGGCATCTTGCTCGCAGGCGGCTTTCTTGTGTATAAGCACCGGCTGGTCTCACCGGACGACCTATCCAGCCTTGGCATGGCGTTCTTCCGTATCAACGCCTACGTATCCACGACGATGTTCGTGGCAACCCTAGCAGCGGTGCTGATATGA
- a CDS encoding menaquinone biosynthesis decarboxylase → MSNYKDLREFVRFLERKGELRRIKTPVSSDLEITEIASRVIANGGPALLFENVDGGNIPVLINIFGTHQRVAWALGVDHIDELTDRVRKLLGLTQGPPAGIVNKLKTVGDLAGLARSQPKMVKSAPCQEVVLTGDDADVNAFPIIKCWPLDGGRYITLPLVISRDPTSGRRNVGTYRMQVFDGKTMGMHWQSHKVGARHFRDGEERRLDRLDVAVALGGDPTTIWTGSMPLPPDMDEIAASGVIRGKAVEMVKCKTIDLEAPAHAEIVLEGYVVPGELRPEGPFGDHTGYYSMEDDYPVFHLTAITHRRNPIYPTTFVGVPPKEDFFMGKATERIMLPALQAALPEVKDINMPAEGIFHNLVIVSIRKEYPGHARKVMNALWGLGLMMLTKVIVIVDHYVDVQDLSEVAWRVTANLDPGADIVFSEGPLDDLEHASATPRYGTKMGIDATAKGRLDGRNREWPPDIVMSEEIKSLVDSKWREYKI, encoded by the coding sequence ATGAGCAATTACAAGGACTTGCGTGAGTTCGTCAGATTCCTTGAGCGCAAGGGCGAGTTGCGCCGCATAAAGACGCCCGTCAGCAGCGATCTGGAAATCACCGAGATTGCCAGTCGCGTCATCGCGAATGGCGGTCCCGCGCTGCTGTTCGAGAATGTTGACGGCGGAAACATCCCCGTTCTCATCAACATATTCGGCACGCACCAGCGCGTCGCCTGGGCACTCGGCGTGGACCATATCGACGAGTTGACTGACCGCGTTCGCAAGCTGCTCGGTCTCACGCAAGGTCCGCCGGCCGGCATCGTCAACAAACTCAAGACCGTTGGCGATCTGGCAGGGCTTGCGCGCAGTCAGCCGAAGATGGTCAAGAGCGCGCCGTGCCAAGAAGTCGTGCTCACCGGGGATGACGCAGATGTGAACGCATTCCCCATCATCAAGTGCTGGCCGCTTGATGGTGGGCGATACATCACCCTGCCCCTTGTCATATCGCGCGACCCAACATCCGGGCGGCGCAATGTCGGCACCTACCGGATGCAGGTGTTCGACGGCAAGACGATGGGCATGCACTGGCAGTCGCACAAGGTCGGCGCGCGGCACTTCCGCGACGGCGAAGAGCGCAGGCTAGACCGTCTCGATGTCGCGGTTGCGCTCGGCGGCGACCCTACGACGATATGGACCGGCTCAATGCCGCTGCCGCCGGATATGGACGAGATAGCGGCGTCCGGCGTCATTCGCGGCAAGGCGGTCGAGATGGTCAAGTGCAAGACCATCGACCTTGAAGCGCCGGCGCACGCGGAAATCGTGCTAGAAGGCTATGTAGTGCCCGGCGAATTGCGACCGGAGGGTCCGTTTGGCGACCATACCGGCTACTATTCGATGGAAGACGACTACCCGGTGTTCCATCTCACGGCGATAACGCACCGGCGCAATCCGATCTACCCCACGACATTCGTGGGCGTGCCGCCCAAGGAAGACTTCTTCATGGGCAAGGCGACGGAGCGCATCATGCTGCCCGCGCTGCAAGCGGCGTTGCCCGAAGTGAAGGATATCAACATGCCCGCCGAGGGCATATTCCACAACCTCGTCATAGTATCCATCCGCAAGGAATACCCGGGACACGCGCGCAAGGTGATGAACGCGCTCTGGGGCTTAGGCTTGATGATGCTGACGAAAGTCATCGTCATCGTCGATCACTATGTCGATGTGCAGGACCTGTCGGAAGTGGCTTGGCGCGTTACTGCAAATCTCGATCCGGGCGCTGACATCGTGTTCTCGGAAGGACCGCTAGACGACCTCGAACACGCCAGCGCAACGCCGCGGTATGGTACAAAGATGGGCATAGACGCAACCGCGAAGGGACGGCTGGACGGCCGCAATCGCGAATGGCCACCCGACATCGTGATGAGCGAGGAAATCAAGTCACTCGTCGATTCCAAGTGGCGGGAGTACAAAATATGA
- a CDS encoding YtxH domain-containing protein: MANNGSGGGSFVIGFILGGVIGALAALLLAPKKGSDTRTDLVERSVAMRAVAEELAAQARTQAKDRASVGVAQARERINPVVEQVSARINRNPDSADETTDPEAQRNA, from the coding sequence ATGGCAAACAACGGCAGCGGCGGCGGCTCGTTCGTAATCGGCTTCATACTCGGCGGCGTAATTGGCGCACTGGCGGCATTGCTGCTGGCGCCCAAGAAGGGATCTGATACGCGCACTGACCTTGTAGAGCGCAGCGTGGCGATGCGAGCGGTTGCGGAAGAACTCGCGGCACAGGCAAGAACGCAGGCGAAAGACCGTGCATCGGTCGGCGTGGCGCAAGCGCGCGAGCGCATAAACCCGGTCGTGGAGCAAGTCAGCGCGCGCATAAACCGCAATCCCGATAGCGCCGACGAAACTACAGACCCCGAGGCGCAGCGGAACGCTTAG
- the rpmB gene encoding 50S ribosomal protein L28 yields the protein MAESKVCEKVCRKLAGQSGNNVSHSKRRTRRRWRANLQKATIQVDGKTKRMKLCTRCLRTHYKQLMKG from the coding sequence ATGGCAGAAAGTAAAGTCTGCGAAAAAGTGTGCCGTAAGCTGGCGGGACAATCGGGCAACAATGTCAGCCACTCGAAACGGCGCACGCGGAGGCGCTGGCGGGCGAATCTGCAGAAAGCCACGATACAAGTTGACGGCAAGACCAAGAGAATGAAACTCTGCACACGCTGCCTGCGCACGCACTACAAGCAGCTTATGAAGGGCTAA
- the pheA gene encoding prephenate dehydratase produces the protein MARRLAYLGPPGTYSEEAALLYDCDAELVAAASLPGVIDSLHIGEADEGIVPIENSLEGAVTFTADLLIHETQFKIKSELVLPIHHCLFAKEGTDLDAIEVVYSHPQSLGQCRDYLRRRFPDATRMPSLSNSAAVGEMVDSELNAVAIAGKRAASFFDVQIIDESVEDNHSNATRFIVLASEDGAPTGNDKTSICFHFDADRPGSLVGVLMEFSDRGINLNKIESRPTRLSLGRYFFLADIEGHHEDEEVRHALEAIAEKASTMKVLGSYPKFMSE, from the coding sequence ATGGCACGAAGGCTTGCATACTTGGGGCCACCAGGAACATATTCCGAGGAGGCTGCGCTTCTGTACGACTGCGACGCCGAACTGGTCGCTGCGGCGTCACTGCCCGGCGTCATCGATTCCTTGCATATAGGCGAAGCGGACGAGGGCATTGTGCCGATCGAGAATAGCCTCGAAGGCGCGGTAACCTTCACCGCCGACCTGCTGATACATGAGACGCAATTCAAGATAAAGAGCGAGCTCGTCCTTCCAATACACCACTGCCTGTTCGCAAAGGAAGGCACGGATCTTGACGCAATTGAGGTCGTGTATTCGCATCCGCAGTCGTTGGGGCAGTGCCGAGATTACCTGCGGCGGCGCTTCCCGGACGCGACTAGAATGCCATCGCTGAGCAACTCAGCCGCCGTTGGCGAAATGGTGGACAGCGAATTGAACGCGGTCGCGATTGCCGGCAAGCGGGCGGCGTCATTCTTCGATGTGCAGATAATAGACGAGAGTGTTGAGGACAACCACAGCAATGCTACTCGATTCATCGTGCTTGCGTCGGAAGACGGCGCGCCCACCGGCAACGACAAGACTTCCATCTGCTTCCATTTCGACGCGGACAGACCTGGCAGCTTGGTCGGCGTGCTTATGGAGTTTTCAGACAGGGGAATTAACCTGAACAAGATTGAATCGCGGCCGACTAGACTTAGCCTAGGACGGTATTTCTTCCTTGCTGACATTGAAGGGCATCACGAGGATGAGGAAGTTCGCCACGCATTGGAGGCGATTGCGGAGAAGGCATCGACGATGAAGGTGTTGGGGTCTTATCCGAAGTTCATGTCGGAGTAA
- a CDS encoding TrkA family potassium uptake protein, translating into MKMQIVVIGLGRFGSSVAQSLYNKGHDVLAIDDDEVKSQMMMGKATHTITGDATNEIVLRQLGIHEFDVAVVAIGSNLVASVTVTVMLKEMGMKYIVARAGDQLHANTLERLGVDKVVQVETEMGARLAHSLFHPDVQEYMEILPNFGISKIKVPSRFSEFSIGELPGFHNPRDSSQAVLAISRGRNITLKPESEDRLRANDWLFLAADDVILDDLTA; encoded by the coding sequence ATGAAGATGCAGATTGTGGTAATTGGGCTTGGGCGCTTTGGCTCCAGCGTGGCTCAGAGTCTGTACAACAAGGGGCACGATGTACTTGCGATTGACGACGACGAAGTGAAATCGCAGATGATGATGGGCAAGGCGACCCACACGATCACCGGCGATGCAACGAACGAGATAGTGCTGAGGCAACTCGGCATACACGAGTTCGATGTCGCGGTGGTGGCGATTGGCAGCAATCTCGTCGCCAGCGTAACGGTTACGGTTATGCTCAAGGAGATGGGCATGAAGTATATCGTGGCGCGCGCCGGCGACCAGCTGCACGCCAACACATTGGAACGGCTCGGCGTGGACAAAGTCGTGCAGGTGGAAACGGAGATGGGCGCGCGCTTGGCACACTCGCTCTTCCACCCAGATGTGCAGGAATATATGGAAATCCTGCCCAATTTCGGCATCAGCAAGATAAAGGTGCCGAGTAGATTCTCGGAGTTCAGCATCGGCGAGTTGCCCGGATTCCACAATCCGCGAGACTCCAGCCAGGCGGTGCTGGCAATATCGCGCGGCAGGAACATCACGCTCAAACCTGAGAGCGAGGACCGGTTGCGCGCCAACGACTGGCTATTTCTCGCCGCAGATGATGTAATACTTGACGACTTGACGGCCTGA
- a CDS encoding adenylyltransferase/cytidyltransferase family protein: MNSQSTMPAAFVQRIHDSDMMAVISVAGAGSAAISWLLGVAGASRTVLEILVPYASSSLTEFVGGEPQQFVSEDTAVAMAKSAYRRALHLREGSAPVVGIACTATIATDRTKRGDHRCHIAAWSAAGVATYNLTFVKELRDRAGEDALASMLVLRALSDAACLPFDDDLHLDTTEYVESNSVQYADPIDALMAGHIGKAVVHPDGSMRADEPFHGGILSGSFNPLHEGHAAMVKTASEMLDKPVVYELSVANADKPPLEAGEVRRRVAQFTGAAPIVLTGVPVFYKKADLLPGCTFIIGVDTAVRLFDKKYYSNSETEMLLALQQMREHDCDFLVAGRVDGNTFHTLADVRIPDGFEPMFTPIPESAFRSDISSTEIRAAGVSGSRAAQ, encoded by the coding sequence ATGAACTCACAATCCACCATGCCAGCAGCCTTCGTGCAGCGCATCCACGACAGCGATATGATGGCGGTCATATCTGTCGCCGGTGCCGGCTCCGCGGCGATTTCGTGGCTGCTTGGCGTCGCAGGAGCGTCCCGCACCGTCCTCGAGATACTCGTGCCGTATGCATCATCGTCGCTCACCGAGTTCGTGGGCGGAGAGCCACAGCAATTCGTATCCGAAGACACCGCGGTCGCAATGGCGAAATCCGCGTACCGACGCGCGCTGCATCTTCGAGAAGGCAGCGCGCCCGTCGTCGGCATAGCGTGCACTGCTACCATCGCCACCGACCGCACCAAACGCGGCGACCATCGTTGCCACATCGCGGCTTGGAGCGCGGCGGGCGTTGCGACATACAATCTGACTTTCGTCAAAGAACTCCGTGACCGCGCCGGTGAAGATGCTTTGGCAAGTATGCTAGTGCTGCGTGCGCTATCCGATGCGGCATGCTTGCCATTCGACGACGACCTGCATCTCGACACGACCGAGTACGTTGAAAGCAATAGCGTGCAATACGCCGATCCCATCGATGCGCTGATGGCAGGACATATTGGCAAGGCAGTCGTGCATCCTGACGGCAGCATGCGCGCAGACGAACCGTTTCATGGCGGCATATTATCCGGGTCGTTTAACCCGCTGCATGAAGGACACGCGGCAATGGTGAAGACGGCATCCGAAATGCTAGACAAACCGGTCGTCTATGAACTATCCGTCGCCAACGCTGACAAGCCACCGCTTGAAGCGGGCGAAGTGCGGCGCAGAGTAGCACAGTTCACCGGCGCTGCGCCAATCGTGCTAACCGGCGTGCCCGTGTTCTACAAGAAGGCGGACTTGCTACCCGGATGCACATTCATCATCGGCGTAGATACCGCAGTAAGGCTGTTTGACAAGAAGTATTACAGCAACAGCGAGACCGAAATGCTGCTCGCCTTACAGCAGATGCGCGAACACGACTGCGACTTTTTGGTCGCAGGACGTGTCGATGGCAACACATTCCACACGCTCGCAGATGTCAGGATTCCGGACGGATTCGAGCCCATGTTTACCCCGATACCGGAGTCTGCGTTTCGCAGCGACATATCTTCCACTGAAATCAGAGCGGCTGGCGTATCGGGCAGCCGCGCCGCACAGTGA
- a CDS encoding NAD-dependent epimerase/dehydratase family protein → MRVLVTGGAGFIGSHIVDTLVEQGHAVSVVDNLSEGSRDNLNPYAKFFDVSVNDPDGLELVFAEAKPDVVSHHAAQVSVRNSMYDPTHDAQVNIIGSLNVLQCAVKHDVERIIFPSTSAVYAKPNHLPMDETHPLSPESVYGVSKLSVENFVRLYTDTYGIRHKIFRYGNVFGPRQNPHGEAGIVAIFTGQFMRGEQPTIFGDGGKTRDYIFINDIVAANTAALDTTGDNETYNLAWGIGVSDFEIFDAVRAASDSSMQPRYAPVRPGEAEHVNLDPSKAIQSLSWRPQVSLYDGILQVIEHYRETH, encoded by the coding sequence ATGCGCGTACTCGTAACCGGAGGTGCCGGATTCATCGGCTCCCACATAGTCGATACCCTAGTAGAGCAAGGCCACGCCGTATCCGTAGTCGATAACCTGTCCGAAGGCAGCCGCGACAACCTGAACCCATACGCAAAGTTCTTCGATGTCAGCGTCAATGACCCCGACGGCTTGGAATTAGTATTCGCGGAGGCGAAACCCGATGTAGTAAGCCACCACGCCGCCCAAGTGAGCGTCCGCAACTCCATGTATGACCCCACGCACGACGCCCAAGTGAACATTATCGGTTCACTGAACGTGCTTCAATGCGCGGTAAAGCATGACGTCGAGCGTATCATATTCCCGTCCACCAGCGCAGTCTATGCCAAGCCCAACCACTTGCCTATGGACGAAACCCACCCTTTAAGTCCGGAAAGCGTCTATGGCGTCTCTAAGCTCAGTGTAGAAAACTTCGTCCGCCTGTACACCGACACATACGGCATAAGGCACAAGATTTTTCGCTACGGCAATGTATTCGGTCCCCGTCAGAATCCGCACGGAGAAGCGGGTATCGTTGCCATATTTACCGGCCAGTTCATGCGCGGAGAACAGCCGACCATATTCGGTGACGGCGGCAAGACCCGAGACTACATCTTCATCAACGACATCGTCGCCGCGAACACCGCCGCGCTCGACACTACCGGCGACAACGAGACCTACAATCTTGCTTGGGGTATCGGCGTATCGGACTTTGAGATATTCGATGCTGTGCGCGCCGCGAGCGATTCATCTATGCAACCGCGCTACGCACCCGTTCGCCCAGGCGAAGCAGAGCATGTTAACCTCGACCCGTCCAAAGCCATCCAATCCCTGTCGTGGCGGCCGCAAGTCAGCCTATACGACGGAATTCTGCAAGTTATCGAACATTACCGCGAAACTCACTAG